From Thalassococcus sp. S3, one genomic window encodes:
- a CDS encoding glycosyltransferase family 25 protein: protein MRSMIIHMSRSTARRPNVERLLRDLPNAEVIEAADGQEPKDIADLTVRPGNLHRPSYPFSLRPAEIGVFQSHRRCWRALLDSGDDFALIVEDDLAVDPARLTEALELIHAHAHPNMYVRLPVKDREKPGHTLATQGACALIKPKVIGLQCIAQVVGRGAAERLLQASDTIDRPVDTWLQMHWVTGQPIHAALPNGNREIAGEIGGSTIQTKIRASGKLAREWKRFVYRAQVALRPQKP, encoded by the coding sequence ATGAGATCGATGATCATCCACATGTCCCGCAGCACCGCGCGGCGCCCGAATGTCGAGCGTCTGTTGCGCGATCTGCCCAATGCAGAGGTGATCGAAGCGGCGGACGGGCAGGAGCCCAAGGATATCGCTGACCTGACCGTAAGGCCCGGAAACCTGCACCGGCCAAGCTACCCCTTTTCCCTGCGCCCGGCAGAGATTGGCGTGTTTCAAAGCCATCGCAGGTGCTGGCGCGCCTTGCTCGACAGCGGCGACGATTTCGCGCTGATCGTTGAGGATGATCTGGCGGTGGACCCCGCGCGACTGACCGAGGCGCTGGAACTGATCCATGCGCATGCCCATCCGAACATGTATGTGCGCCTGCCGGTCAAGGATCGCGAGAAACCAGGGCACACATTAGCAACCCAAGGCGCCTGCGCGCTGATCAAGCCCAAGGTCATCGGTCTGCAATGCATCGCACAGGTGGTCGGTCGGGGCGCTGCGGAAAGGCTCCTTCAGGCTTCGGACACCATTGACCGGCCAGTTGACACATGGCTGCAGATGCACTGGGTCACTGGGCAACCTATCCATGCCGCGCTCCCAAACGGGAACAGGGAGATTGCAGGAGAGATTGGCGGCTCCACCATCCAGACGAAAATCCGCGCCAGCGGAAAACTGGCGCGGGAATGGAAAAGGTTCGTCTATCGCGCGCAGGTCGCCCTGCGCCCGCAGAAACCCTAG
- a CDS encoding peroxiredoxin, producing MGLRINDTVPNFTAETDHGTIQFHDWIGDSWAILFSHPKDFTPVCTTEFGAVAQLAEEWEKRGTKVIGVSVDGVEDHKKWKGDIEKVGGAKAGFPIIADDGLEVSKAFDMLPAEAYLPDGRTPADSATVRSVFIIGPDKQLKLSMTYPMTVGRNFAEVLRALDGLQTSMGKGVATPANWNPGEDVIIPVTVSDEDAKAKFGEFTTVLPYLRTTKDPS from the coding sequence ATGGGTCTGCGCATCAACGATACCGTCCCGAATTTCACAGCCGAAACCGATCACGGCACCATCCAGTTTCATGACTGGATCGGCGACAGCTGGGCGATCCTGTTTTCGCATCCCAAAGACTTCACGCCCGTCTGCACGACGGAGTTCGGCGCAGTCGCGCAACTGGCCGAGGAATGGGAGAAACGCGGAACCAAGGTGATCGGCGTCTCGGTTGACGGGGTCGAGGATCACAAGAAGTGGAAAGGCGACATCGAAAAGGTGGGCGGCGCGAAGGCCGGTTTCCCGATCATCGCAGATGACGGTCTGGAAGTGTCGAAAGCCTTCGACATGCTGCCCGCCGAGGCTTATCTGCCCGATGGCCGCACACCGGCCGACAGCGCAACCGTGCGCTCGGTCTTTATCATCGGGCCGGACAAGCAGCTTAAGCTGAGCATGACATACCCGATGACGGTGGGCCGCAACTTTGCCGAGGTGCTGCGCGCCCTGGACGGGTTGCAAACGTCGATGGGCAAGGGCGTGGCAACACCCGCCAACTGGAACCCGGGCGAGGATGTGATCATCCCCGTAACAGTCAGTGACGAGGATGCCAAGGCCAAGTTCGGTGAGTTCACCACCGTGCTGCCCTATCTGCGTACCACGAAGGATCCCAGCTAG
- a CDS encoding pseudouridine synthase, translating into MLSSDYDPPQDPLIVLYEDAHLVAVNKPEGLLSVPGRGDHLSDCLLTRVQAAFPDALLVHRLDRDTSGVMVFALTPHAQRSLSAEFEARKAKKTYVARLQGLLEPREGVVDLPLIVDWPNRPRQMVCYETGKPAVTDWRVLKQDAGETRVRLFPRTGRSHQLRVHMLALGHPILGDPLYADGPAANHPRLMLHSEELRIKHPESGISQKFRSKTPF; encoded by the coding sequence ATGCTTTCGTCCGACTATGATCCGCCGCAAGACCCGCTCATTGTCCTTTACGAGGACGCGCATCTGGTGGCCGTCAACAAACCTGAGGGCCTTTTGTCGGTTCCAGGGCGCGGCGATCATCTGTCGGATTGCTTGCTGACTCGTGTGCAGGCAGCGTTTCCCGACGCGCTTTTGGTGCACCGGCTTGATAGGGATACGTCCGGCGTAATGGTCTTTGCACTCACACCCCATGCCCAACGGTCCCTCAGCGCGGAGTTCGAGGCCCGCAAGGCCAAGAAGACCTATGTCGCACGGCTGCAGGGACTGCTGGAACCGCGTGAGGGTGTAGTCGACCTGCCTCTGATCGTCGACTGGCCCAACCGTCCGCGCCAGATGGTCTGCTATGAGACCGGAAAGCCGGCGGTCACGGACTGGCGCGTTCTGAAGCAAGATGCGGGCGAAACCCGTGTCCGGCTGTTCCCGCGCACCGGTCGCAGCCATCAGCTGCGCGTGCATATGCTGGCTCTGGGTCATCCGATCCTCGGGGATCCGCTCTATGCCGATGGACCGGCTGCGAATCATCCGCGCCTGATGCTCCATTCGGAGGAGTTGCGGATCAAGCATCCCGAGAGCGGCATCTCGCAGAAGTTTCGTAGCAAGACGCCGTTCTAG
- a CDS encoding homocysteine S-methyltransferase family protein, translating to MSEIVLLDGSVGQELVKRSTQAPTPLWSTQVMIDQPDLLGAVHRDYFAAGATVATANTYAIHRSRLERVGLDDRLADLISAALDQAEAARASAGGGRIAGAMGPVLATYRPDLTPDVEDAAQKFREIATLMWDRVDLFVLETVSSLQEAEGALRGVTGLNRPVWLALSVMDEDGTHLRSGEPVGATAALIERYAPDAVLINCSRPEAIGAALDIVADFDRPFGAYANGFTRITEGFLADAPTVDALEERTDLGPEAYADIAMGWVAQGATIVGGCCEVGPAHIAELARRLRADHHRIV from the coding sequence GTGAGCGAGATTGTCCTTCTGGACGGCTCTGTCGGGCAGGAACTGGTCAAACGCAGCACCCAGGCACCGACCCCTTTGTGGTCGACGCAGGTGATGATCGACCAGCCTGACCTTTTGGGCGCCGTCCATCGGGACTACTTCGCGGCGGGGGCAACGGTGGCCACGGCCAATACCTATGCGATCCATCGCAGCCGGCTGGAGCGTGTCGGTCTGGACGATCGCTTGGCCGACCTGATCAGCGCCGCCCTGGATCAGGCCGAAGCGGCACGCGCTTCGGCGGGCGGTGGCCGGATCGCGGGGGCAATGGGGCCTGTGCTTGCCACCTATCGCCCGGATCTGACCCCGGATGTTGAGGATGCCGCGCAGAAGTTTCGCGAGATCGCGACGCTAATGTGGGATCGCGTGGATCTCTTCGTGCTGGAAACCGTCTCTTCCCTGCAAGAGGCGGAAGGGGCGCTGCGCGGCGTGACCGGCTTGAACCGGCCCGTCTGGCTTGCGCTCAGCGTTATGGATGAAGACGGAACCCATCTCAGATCTGGTGAACCTGTCGGTGCGACAGCCGCTTTGATCGAGCGGTATGCGCCCGATGCGGTGCTCATCAACTGCTCCCGTCCCGAAGCCATCGGCGCGGCACTTGATATCGTCGCCGATTTCGACCGCCCCTTCGGAGCTTACGCGAACGGCTTCACCCGTATCACCGAAGGCTTCCTTGCCGATGCGCCCACTGTGGATGCGCTGGAAGAACGGACAGATCTGGGCCCCGAGGCCTATGCCGACATCGCCATGGGCTGGGTGGCCCAGGGCGCCACCATTGTGGGCGGCTGCTGCGAGGTCGGCCCCGCCCATATCGCAGAACTGGCGCGCCGTTTGCGCGCCGACCATCACCGGATTGTTTGA
- a CDS encoding alpha-1,2-fucosyltransferase yields the protein MIQVRLHGRLGNQMFQYAAGRALALRHNTDVALDTRSAVDRNEGVLTRVFDLPLTQADHQPPYKGDGLLRYAAWRYLGGPPRFQRERGLGYNPGFEDWEDGIYLHGYWQSERYFADIAETVRADFTFPEQMSEQNAEMAAQIGAGTSVSLHVRRGDYLSTGAHGVCDQAYYTAAIDALLPKIDGEPTIYVFSDDPAWARDNLTLPCPRIVVDFNGPEADYEDMRLMSFCDHNIIANSSFSWWAAWLNDNPAKEVAGPANWFSDPKLSNPDILPDRWLTVQA from the coding sequence ATGATCCAGGTGAGACTGCATGGCCGTCTGGGCAACCAGATGTTCCAATACGCCGCCGGGCGTGCCCTTGCCTTGCGGCACAATACGGATGTCGCGCTCGACACACGTAGTGCGGTGGACCGGAACGAAGGCGTGCTGACCCGCGTCTTCGACCTGCCGCTGACGCAGGCGGATCATCAACCCCCGTACAAGGGCGATGGCCTTCTGCGATATGCTGCATGGCGCTATCTGGGCGGCCCGCCACGTTTTCAGCGCGAACGGGGATTAGGTTATAACCCCGGCTTCGAAGACTGGGAGGATGGCATCTACCTCCACGGATATTGGCAAAGCGAGCGCTACTTTGCAGATATCGCCGAGACCGTCCGTGCCGATTTCACCTTCCCCGAACAGATGTCGGAGCAAAACGCCGAGATGGCGGCGCAGATCGGTGCGGGCACTTCGGTCTCGCTGCATGTGCGTCGAGGCGACTATCTTTCGACCGGCGCGCATGGCGTTTGTGATCAGGCCTATTACACAGCCGCAATCGACGCCTTGTTGCCCAAGATCGATGGGGAGCCCACGATCTATGTCTTTTCGGACGATCCTGCCTGGGCGCGGGACAATCTCACACTCCCCTGTCCGCGCATTGTGGTGGACTTTAACGGGCCGGAGGCGGATTACGAGGATATGCGCCTGATGTCGTTCTGCGATCACAATATCATCGCAAACTCATCCTTCTCGTGGTGGGCGGCTTGGCTGAACGACAATCCGGCAAAGGAAGTCGCAGGCCCGGCAAACTGGTTCAGCGATCCCAAGCTCAGCAATCCCGACATCCTGCCAGATCGCTGGCTGACGGTGCAGGCGTAA
- a CDS encoding aldehyde dehydrogenase family protein, protein MIEKRQFYINGQWVDPAAPSDFEVIDPSTEEACAVISLGGAEDVDKAVAAAKAALPAWMAMPAEERISLVEKLAEVYKTRGEDLAQAMSAEMGAPIDMARSQQVGAGVWHLKNFIQAAKEFQFDKPLGDHAPNDRIIYEAVGVAALITPWNWPMNQITLKVGAAAVAGCTMVLKPSEQSPLNAMIFAEMMDEAGFPAGVFNLVNGDGAGVGTALSGHADVDMVSFTGSTRAGTAISKNAADTLKKVHLELGGKGANLVFADADDKAVKRGVLHMMNNTGQSCNAPSRMLVQEEIYDQAVETATEVANIVSVGNAHEEGRHIGPVVNETQFNKIQGLIQTGIDEGARLVAGGTGRPDGMNRGYYVKPTVFADVTPDMTIAKEEIFGPVLSIMKFGSEAEAVEIANDTPYGLTNYVQTQDSDRANRMARLLRSGMVEMNGQSRAAGSPFGGMKQSGNGREGGVYGIEDFLEIKAVSGWTPA, encoded by the coding sequence ATGATCGAGAAACGCCAGTTCTACATCAACGGCCAATGGGTCGACCCCGCAGCACCCAGTGATTTCGAGGTGATCGACCCCTCGACCGAGGAGGCCTGCGCCGTGATCTCTCTGGGCGGGGCCGAGGATGTCGACAAAGCCGTCGCCGCTGCAAAGGCCGCCTTGCCAGCTTGGATGGCCATGCCCGCCGAGGAGCGTATCTCACTGGTCGAGAAACTGGCGGAGGTCTACAAAACCCGTGGCGAGGATCTTGCGCAGGCGATGAGTGCCGAGATGGGTGCGCCCATCGACATGGCCCGCAGCCAGCAGGTGGGCGCCGGTGTCTGGCATCTGAAGAACTTCATCCAGGCTGCCAAGGAATTCCAGTTCGACAAGCCGCTGGGGGATCACGCGCCAAACGACCGGATCATCTACGAAGCGGTCGGCGTAGCGGCCCTGATCACGCCTTGGAACTGGCCGATGAACCAGATCACGCTCAAGGTGGGTGCTGCGGCAGTTGCCGGCTGCACGATGGTTCTGAAACCGTCCGAGCAAAGCCCGCTCAACGCGATGATCTTTGCCGAGATGATGGACGAGGCCGGCTTCCCGGCGGGTGTGTTCAATCTGGTCAACGGCGACGGGGCCGGCGTGGGTACGGCCCTGTCGGGGCACGCAGATGTGGACATGGTCAGCTTCACCGGCTCCACCCGCGCGGGCACGGCCATCTCGAAGAATGCCGCCGACACGCTGAAGAAGGTTCATCTGGAGCTTGGCGGCAAGGGCGCCAATCTGGTCTTTGCCGATGCAGACGACAAGGCCGTCAAACGCGGCGTGCTGCACATGATGAACAACACCGGCCAGTCCTGCAACGCGCCCAGCCGGATGCTGGTGCAGGAGGAGATCTACGACCAGGCGGTCGAGACGGCCACAGAGGTTGCCAATATCGTCAGCGTCGGAAACGCGCATGAGGAGGGCCGGCATATCGGACCTGTGGTCAACGAAACCCAGTTCAACAAGATCCAGGGCCTGATCCAGACCGGGATCGACGAAGGCGCAAGGCTGGTCGCGGGTGGCACGGGACGCCCGGACGGGATGAACCGGGGCTACTACGTCAAACCCACGGTCTTTGCCGATGTTACGCCCGATATGACCATCGCTAAAGAGGAGATCTTTGGACCGGTCCTGTCGATCATGAAATTCGGCAGCGAGGCAGAGGCGGTCGAGATCGCCAATGACACGCCTTACGGCCTGACCAACTATGTCCAGACCCAGGACAGCGACCGCGCCAACCGCATGGCGCGCCTGCTCCGTTCCGGCATGGTGGAGATGAACGGGCAATCCCGCGCCGCGGGCTCTCCCTTCGGTGGCATGAAGCAATCGGGCAATGGCCGCGAAGGCGGTGTCTATGGCATTGAGGACTTCCTCGAGATCAAGGCCGTCTCGGGCTGGACCCCGGCCTAA
- a CDS encoding nuclear transport factor 2 family protein yields the protein MHPTITRMQDVVAKGDDTQIGPLLAENVRFMPPTYYKTWTGRDAVAAVLGHVGQVFTDFHYRRVMGEGKDWALEFQCKVDGLDAVGVDLITLDDDGLIETFEVVMRPHKTIGALREAMNARVMTDARFLEFQKALS from the coding sequence ATGCACCCGACCATCACCCGTATGCAAGATGTCGTCGCGAAAGGCGACGACACCCAGATCGGCCCGCTTCTGGCCGAAAACGTACGGTTTATGCCGCCCACTTACTACAAGACATGGACAGGGCGGGACGCCGTGGCCGCCGTGCTGGGCCATGTGGGTCAGGTCTTTACCGACTTCCACTATCGCCGCGTTATGGGCGAGGGCAAGGACTGGGCGCTTGAGTTTCAATGCAAGGTGGACGGATTGGACGCGGTCGGCGTGGACCTGATTACGCTGGACGATGACGGGCTGATCGAAACCTTCGAGGTCGTGATGCGACCCCACAAGACGATCGGCGCGCTGCGCGAGGCAATGAACGCCAGGGTGATGACCGATGCACGGTTCCTGGAGTTTCAGAAAGCGTTGAGTTGA
- a CDS encoding FAD-dependent oxidoreductase, protein MTQIPEKTRAVIIGGGVIGCSVAYHLTKLGWTDVVLLERKQLTCGTTWHAAGLIAQLRATANMTKLAKYSQELYGDLEVETGVATGFKRCGSITVALTEARKEEIYRQAAMARAFGVEVEEISPNAVGDRYPHLNLDGVLAGVYLDKDGQGDPANIAHALAKGAKQRGAVVAERTKVTGVTRDGKRITGVDYEGPEGPGHIACDHVVNCAGMWGRDVGKMLGVNVPLQACEHFYIVTEGIKDLTQLPVLRVPDECAYYKEDAGKMLLGAFEPVSKPWGPIPEGFEFDQLPEDFDHFEPILEQAVNRVPMLAEAGIHTFFNGPESFTPDDAYHLGLAPEMDNVWVAAGFNSIGIQSAGGAGMALAQWMEDGQKPFDLGDVDISRMQPFQGNKSYLMERSTETLGLLYADHFPFKQKATARGIRRTPFHAQMLERGAVMGEFAGWERANWFARGSQEAEYVYSWDRQNFFDNVREEHMAIRQNVGMYDMSSFGKIRVEGPDAEAFMNYVGGGDYAVPVGKIVYTQFLNERGGIEADVTVTRLSETCFLVVTPAATRLADQTWMQRHVGEFRVVITDVTAGEGVLAVMGPRARDLLEAVSPADFTNANNPFGTAQEIEIGMGLARVHRVTYVGELGWEVYVSSDMAGHVFETLAEAGQDFGMRLCGMHMMDTCRIEKGFRHFGHDITCEDHVLEAGLGFAVKIAKPDFIGRAAVLEKKEKGLSNRLIQFKLKDAEPLLYHNEPILRNGELVGYLASGAYGHHLGGAMGLGYVPCEGESAADVLASSYEIDVAGVKVAAEASLKPMYDSKSERVKV, encoded by the coding sequence ATGACACAGATCCCCGAAAAAACCCGTGCCGTCATCATCGGCGGCGGTGTCATTGGATGTTCGGTTGCCTATCACCTCACCAAGCTGGGCTGGACCGACGTCGTACTGCTGGAGCGTAAGCAGCTCACCTGCGGCACGACTTGGCACGCCGCTGGCCTGATTGCTCAACTGCGCGCGACGGCGAACATGACGAAACTCGCCAAGTATTCCCAGGAACTCTACGGCGATCTTGAGGTTGAAACGGGTGTTGCCACGGGCTTCAAACGCTGTGGATCAATCACCGTGGCGCTGACCGAGGCGCGCAAGGAAGAGATCTATCGCCAGGCCGCCATGGCCCGCGCCTTTGGCGTCGAGGTGGAGGAGATCAGCCCGAATGCGGTGGGCGACCGCTATCCGCATCTCAACCTCGACGGTGTTCTGGCGGGCGTCTATCTCGACAAGGACGGGCAGGGCGATCCGGCCAACATCGCCCACGCGCTGGCCAAGGGGGCCAAGCAGCGCGGTGCGGTCGTCGCCGAACGCACCAAGGTCACCGGTGTGACGCGGGATGGAAAGCGGATCACCGGTGTGGACTATGAAGGGCCGGAGGGGCCGGGCCACATCGCTTGCGATCACGTGGTCAATTGCGCGGGCATGTGGGGTCGTGATGTGGGTAAGATGCTGGGCGTGAACGTGCCCCTGCAGGCCTGCGAGCATTTCTATATCGTCACCGAGGGTATCAAGGATCTCACGCAGCTCCCCGTCCTGCGGGTCCCGGATGAATGCGCCTATTATAAGGAAGACGCGGGCAAGATGCTGCTGGGCGCGTTCGAGCCTGTCTCGAAACCCTGGGGACCGATCCCGGAAGGCTTTGAATTCGACCAATTGCCCGAGGATTTCGACCATTTCGAACCGATCCTCGAACAGGCCGTCAACCGCGTGCCGATGCTGGCTGAGGCGGGCATTCATACCTTCTTTAACGGCCCCGAAAGCTTCACGCCGGACGATGCCTATCACCTGGGCCTCGCCCCCGAGATGGACAATGTCTGGGTCGCGGCGGGCTTCAACTCCATCGGTATCCAGTCGGCGGGCGGCGCGGGCATGGCTTTGGCGCAATGGATGGAGGACGGGCAGAAGCCGTTTGATCTGGGCGATGTCGATATCAGCCGGATGCAGCCCTTTCAGGGTAACAAGAGCTATCTGATGGAGCGGTCGACCGAGACGCTGGGCCTTCTTTACGCCGATCATTTCCCTTTCAAGCAGAAGGCCACGGCGCGGGGCATTCGACGCACGCCCTTCCACGCGCAGATGCTGGAGCGGGGCGCGGTGATGGGCGAATTCGCGGGCTGGGAGCGTGCCAACTGGTTCGCGCGCGGCAGCCAGGAGGCGGAATACGTCTATTCCTGGGACCGGCAGAACTTTTTCGATAACGTCCGTGAAGAGCATATGGCCATCCGCCAGAATGTGGGTATGTACGACATGTCTTCCTTCGGCAAGATCCGCGTCGAAGGGCCCGATGCCGAGGCATTCATGAACTACGTGGGCGGCGGCGACTACGCCGTGCCCGTGGGCAAGATCGTCTACACACAGTTTCTCAATGAGCGCGGCGGAATTGAAGCGGACGTCACCGTGACCCGCCTGTCGGAGACTTGCTTTCTTGTCGTCACACCTGCCGCCACGCGGCTGGCCGACCAGACCTGGATGCAGCGTCACGTCGGAGAATTCCGGGTCGTGATCACCGATGTGACGGCAGGCGAGGGCGTATTGGCCGTCATGGGCCCCCGCGCGCGGGACCTGCTGGAGGCGGTCTCACCCGCTGACTTCACCAACGCGAACAACCCCTTCGGCACCGCGCAGGAAATCGAGATCGGCATGGGTCTCGCCCGTGTGCACCGGGTCACTTATGTGGGTGAATTGGGGTGGGAGGTTTACGTCTCTTCCGACATGGCCGGCCATGTCTTTGAAACGCTGGCTGAGGCGGGTCAGGACTTTGGCATGCGACTTTGCGGGATGCACATGATGGATACCTGCCGGATCGAGAAGGGCTTCCGCCATTTCGGGCATGATATCACCTGCGAGGATCATGTGCTGGAGGCGGGGCTTGGCTTTGCTGTGAAGATCGCCAAGCCCGATTTCATCGGACGCGCGGCGGTGCTGGAGAAGAAAGAGAAGGGCCTGTCGAACCGACTGATCCAGTTCAAGCTGAAGGATGCCGAGCCGTTGCTTTATCACAACGAACCGATCCTGCGGAACGGTGAGCTTGTGGGCTATCTGGCCTCTGGCGCCTACGGTCACCATCTGGGCGGCGCGATGGGCCTGGGCTATGTGCCCTGCGAAGGCGAAAGTGCTGCGGACGTTCTGGCCTCTTCTTACGAGATCGACGTGGCCGGTGTGAAAGTCGCGGCGGAGGCGTCTTTGAAACCGATGTACGATTCCAAATCAGAGCGCGTGAAGGTCTAG
- the pnp gene encoding polyribonucleotide nucleotidyltransferase: MFNVTTKSMQWGEETLTLETGKVARQADGSVIATLGETSVMANVTFAKAPKPGQDFFPLTVHYQEKYYAAGKIPGGFFKREARPTEKETLTARLIDRPIRPLFVSGFKNEVLVMCTVLSHDLVNDPDIVAMIAASAALTISGAPFMGPIAGARVGFEDGEYVLNPTVDDMQDLRLNPEQRLDLVVAGTKDAVMMVESEAYELTEAEMLGAVTFAHEQIQPVIDLIIALAEEAAKEPFDYQPADISELYAAVKAAGEDKLRAAYEIMDKQDRTTAQNAAREHILESLTEEQREDINVVQAIKKLEASILRGDVVKTGKRIDGRKTDEVRSIVCETGMLPRTHGSALFTRGETQGLVVTTLGTGDDEQFIDALHGNFKSNFLLHYNFPPYSVGEAGRVGPPGRREIGHGKLAWRALQAVLPASTDFPYTIRVVSEITESNGSSSMASVCGGSLSMMDAGVPLKSAVAGVAMGLILEEDGSYAILTDILGDEDHLGDMDFKVAGTENGITSLQMDIKVAGITPEIMEKALAQAKDGRMHILGEMNKALTGAAEFSVHAPRIETMQVPTDKIREVIGSGGKVIREIVEVSGAKVDINDDGIIKIASPNGEAIKKAYDMIYSIVAEPEEGAIYTGKVVKIVDFGAFVNFFGKRDGLVHVSQIENRRLNHPSDVLKEGQDVKVKLLGFDDRGKVRLSMKVVDQETGEEITKEKKEEAAED, translated from the coding sequence ATGTTTAACGTAACGACGAAATCGATGCAGTGGGGGGAAGAGACCCTCACATTGGAAACGGGCAAGGTCGCCCGTCAGGCGGACGGATCCGTCATCGCCACGCTTGGCGAAACCTCGGTCATGGCCAACGTGACCTTCGCGAAGGCGCCCAAACCCGGTCAGGACTTCTTTCCGCTGACCGTCCACTATCAGGAAAAATACTATGCCGCGGGCAAGATCCCCGGCGGCTTTTTCAAGCGTGAGGCGCGCCCCACGGAGAAAGAAACCCTCACCGCGCGCCTGATCGACCGTCCGATCCGTCCGCTTTTCGTATCGGGCTTCAAGAACGAAGTGTTGGTCATGTGTACCGTGCTCTCGCACGATCTGGTCAATGACCCCGATATCGTGGCGATGATCGCAGCCTCCGCCGCGCTGACCATTTCCGGCGCGCCCTTCATGGGCCCGATCGCAGGCGCGCGGGTGGGCTTTGAGGATGGTGAATATGTCCTCAACCCGACCGTGGACGACATGCAGGACCTGCGCCTGAATCCCGAACAACGCCTCGACCTGGTCGTGGCCGGGACCAAGGACGCGGTCATGATGGTCGAATCCGAAGCCTACGAGCTGACCGAGGCTGAGATGCTGGGCGCCGTGACCTTCGCGCATGAGCAGATCCAACCGGTGATCGACCTGATCATCGCGCTGGCCGAAGAAGCCGCCAAAGAGCCCTTCGACTATCAGCCTGCCGATATCTCGGAGCTTTACGCGGCCGTGAAAGCAGCAGGCGAGGACAAGCTGCGCGCCGCTTACGAGATCATGGACAAGCAGGACCGCACGACGGCGCAGAACGCCGCGCGTGAACATATCCTGGAAAGCCTGACGGAAGAGCAGCGCGAAGACATCAATGTCGTTCAAGCCATCAAAAAGCTCGAAGCCTCGATCCTGCGCGGCGACGTGGTGAAAACCGGCAAGCGGATTGACGGACGCAAGACCGACGAGGTTCGCTCTATCGTCTGCGAAACCGGCATGCTGCCTCGGACCCACGGCTCGGCCCTCTTCACCCGCGGTGAGACGCAAGGTTTGGTGGTCACCACGCTGGGCACCGGCGATGATGAGCAATTCATCGACGCCCTGCACGGCAACTTCAAATCGAACTTCCTGCTGCACTACAACTTCCCGCCCTACTCGGTCGGCGAAGCGGGCCGCGTGGGCCCTCCGGGCCGGCGTGAGATCGGTCACGGCAAACTGGCATGGCGCGCGCTGCAAGCCGTGCTGCCCGCCTCGACCGACTTCCCCTACACAATCCGCGTGGTGTCGGAAATCACCGAATCCAACGGCTCGTCCTCGATGGCGTCGGTCTGCGGCGGGTCGCTGTCCATGATGGATGCGGGCGTGCCGCTGAAATCGGCTGTGGCCGGTGTGGCCATGGGTCTGATCCTGGAAGAGGACGGATCCTACGCGATCCTCACCGACATCTTGGGTGACGAAGACCACCTGGGCGACATGGACTTCAAAGTGGCAGGTACCGAAAACGGCATCACCTCGCTGCAGATGGACATTAAGGTTGCGGGCATCACCCCCGAGATCATGGAGAAAGCCCTGGCGCAAGCCAAGGACGGCCGGATGCATATCCTGGGTGAGATGAACAAGGCCCTGACCGGTGCCGCGGAATTCTCCGTCCACGCGCCCCGAATCGAAACGATGCAGGTGCCCACCGACAAGATCCGCGAAGTGATCGGATCGGGCGGCAAAGTCATCCGCGAGATCGTGGAAGTGTCGGGCGCCAAGGTCGACATCAACGACGACGGCATCATCAAGATCGCAAGCCCGAACGGCGAAGCGATCAAAAAGGCCTACGACATGATCTATTCGATCGTGGCCGAGCCCGAAGAGGGCGCGATCTATACCGGCAAGGTCGTCAAGATTGTGGATTTCGGCGCCTTCGTGAATTTCTTCGGCAAGCGTGACGGGCTGGTCCACGTCTCCCAGATCGAAAACCGTCGCCTGAACCATCCGTCCGATGTGCTGAAGGAAGGTCAGGACGTGAAAGTCAAGCTCCTGGGCTTCGACGATCGCGGCAAGGTGCGCCTGTCGATGAAAGTCGTCGATCAGGAAACCGGTGAAGAGATCACCAAGGAAAAGAAAGAGGAAGCGGCAGAGGACTGA